One genomic segment of Carassius carassius chromosome 21, fCarCar2.1, whole genome shotgun sequence includes these proteins:
- the LOC132097540 gene encoding olfactomedin-like protein 2A gives MWIYASIITYVLLLARDARAMSKIFGEPEPVRMISEGSDCRCKCVMRPLSIEACTRLRDGSLRVDDFYTVETVSSGSDCKCSCTAPPSSLNPCENEWRTEKLRKQAPELLKLHSMVDLLEGTLYSMDLMKVHAYMNKVVTQMNTLEETIKTNLTRENEFVRDSVVNLSNQLKRYENYSDIMVSIKKEISSLGLQLLQKDATSDSKAQGTESKKSKEVIKPPNKKPAAVKPPPKQPKEKPVKPKKEAPAKASKPVRPDPTSKTKPLVHQTGVIRGITYYKASKTDDSESHSAGRGERENSAKTHTGHLTEDKRGSKLVLEESEITSTILPITTTTLVSVTTTSTTLATTSEVPIMNSTLSTAAPEKPVGSGGNTHLHKAGKSLDCEGTLASVEMPEKHHSYGRNEGAWMKDPVAKDNKIYVTNYYYGNNLVEFRNLENFKQGRWSNLYKLPYNWIGTGHVVYNGAFYYNRAFTKNIIKYDLRMRFVAAWTQLHDAVYEDNTPWKWRGHSDIDFAVDESGLWVIYPALDYDYSQHEVIVISKLDPSDLSMKKETTWRTGLKRNSYGNCFIVCGVLYAVDVYNQKEGEISYAYDTHTNTEAAPRLPFTNEYAFVTQVDYSPKDKVLYAWDNGHQLTYNIHFVGQ, from the exons ATGTGGATCTACGCAAGTATTATAACTTATGTGCTGCTTTTGGCAAGAGATGCAAGAGCTATGAGCAAG ATTTTCGGTGAGCCGGAGCCAGTCAGGATGATATCTGAGGGTTCAGACTGCCGCtgtaagtgtgtgatgcggcCCTTGAGCATTGAGGCTTGCACCAGGCTCCGTGACGGAAGCTTGCGAGTGGATGATTTTTACACGGTGGAGACGGTCAGCTCAGGCTCCGACTGTAAATGTTCCTGCACGGCTCCTCCCTCCTCACTCAACCCATGTGAGAATGAATGGAGAACGGAAAAACTCAGGAAACAAGCTCCTGAACTACTTAAG CTCCATTCCATGgtggatctgctggaaggaacatTGTACAGTATGGATCTGATGAAAGTCCATGCCTACATGAACAAGGTTGTGACTCAGATGAACACACTAGAAGAG ACCATAAAGACAAACCTTACCAGGGAGAATGAGTTTGTGAGGGACAGCGTAGTAAATCTGTCCAATCAGTTGAAGCGCTACGAGAACTACTCTGACATCATGGTGAGCATCAAGAAAGAGATCTCCAGCCTGGGACTACAGCTGCTGCAAAAAGATGCAACCTCTGACAGTAAAGCACAg GGCACGGAGAGTAAAAAGTCCAAGGAGGTCATAAAACCACCCAACAAGAAACCCGCAGCTGTCAAACCTCCACCCAAACAGCCAAAAGAGAAACCCGTCAAGCCCAAGAAAGAGGCTCCTGCCAAAGCATCAAAACCTGTGAGGCCAGACCCTACCAGCAAAACCAAGCCCTTAGTGCACCAGACAGGAGTCATCAGGGGGATCACATACTACAAAGCATCCAAGACAGATGACTCTGAGTCACATTCAGcagggagaggagagagag AGAACTCTGCCAAAACCCACACTGGCCACCTAACCGAGGACAAAAGAGGCTCCAAGCTAGTTTTGGAAGAGTCTGAAATAACATCAACTATACTGCCAATAACAACCACTACGCTTGTCTCTGTGACAACAACAAGCACCACACTAGCAACCACCAGTGAAGTGCCCATCATGAATTCAACCTTGTCCACAGCAGCACCAGAGAAACCAGTAGGCAGTGGAGGAAATACACACTTGCACAAAGCgg GTAAATCTTTAGACTGTGAGGGCACATTGGCGTCAGTGGAGATGCCAGAGAAGCATCACAGCTATGGACGGAATGAAGGAGCCTGGATGAAGGACCCAGTGGCCAAAGACAACAAGATCTACGTTACAAACTATTACTACGGCAATAACCTGGTGGAGTTCCGCAACCTGGAGAATTTCAAACAAG GTCGCTGGAGTAACCTCTACAAGCTTCCCTACAACTGGATAGGAACCGGCCATGTGGTCTACAATGGTGCCTTCTATTACAACAGAGCCTTCACcaaaaacatcatcaaatatgACTTGCGCATGCGCTTCGTGGCAGCTTGGACTCAGCTTCATGACGCTGTCTATGAGGACAACACACCCTGGAAATGGCGAGGACATTCAGACATCGATTTTGCCGTAGACGAGAGCGGTCTCTGGGTGATCTACCCAGCGTTGGATTATGACTACTCGCAACACGAAGTCATCGTCATCAGCAAGCTGGACCCAAGCGACCTGTCCATGAAGAAGGAGACGACATGGAGGACTGGGCTGAAGCGCAACTCGTACGGAAACTGCTTCATCGTGTGTGGAGTGCTGTACGCCGTTGACGTCTACAACCAGAAAGAGGGTGAGATTTCGTATGCCTACGAtacgcacacaaacacagaggCCGCTCCACGTTTGCCGTTCACTAACGAGTATGCTTTTGTGACCCAAGTGGACTACAGTCCCAAAGATAAGGTGCTGTATGCCTGGGACAATGGGCATCAGCTGACCTACAATATTCACTTTGTGGGCCAGTGA
- the pop5 gene encoding ribonuclease P/MRP protein subunit POP5, producing the protein MVRFKSRYLLCEVCVPDRSNLQLLEDRTIYNTLRAAVNRAHGDYGSALFNIGVIVKYLNAHTGVVLIRSRKKHYRLIWSALSFITCLENRGQKVQCFLNCLHVGGTIRTCQKFLVKYNRQQLHRMLPDCKTDAEKQEVRRAILSCSLSNVREEEAGEDGSDDDDGDKET; encoded by the exons ATGGTCCGATTCAAGTCGAG GTATTTGCTGTGTGAGGTTTGCGTCCCTGATCGGAGCAATCTTCAGCTGTTGGAGGACAGAACCATCTACAACACACTCCGAGCAGCCGTGAACCGAGCGCACGGCGACTACGGATCAGCGCTCTTCAACATAGGGGTGATAG TGAAATACCTGAATGCTCACACTGGAGTGGTCCTGATACGCAGCAGGAAAAAACACTATCGACTCATCTGGTCTGCCCTTTCTTTCATCACCTGCCTCGAGAACAGAGGCCAGAAGGTGCAGTGCTTTCTCAACTGCTTACATGTCGGAG GTACGATTCGAACATGTCAGAAGTTCCTTGTTAAATATAACAGACAACAGCTCCACAGAATGCTGCCAGACTGCAAGACGGATG CCGAGAAACAAGAGGTTAGGAGAGCGATCCTGAGCTGTTCCCTGAGTAATGTCAGAGAGGAGGAAGCTGGTGAAGATGGGagcgatgatgatgatggtgataaaGAGACATAA